Genomic DNA from Pyruvatibacter sp.:
CGTCTATCAGCACCTTGAAGCTGGCGCGCGCGTGTATGCGGTCCACGTAGGTGGCAAGGGCTGGCCATTTGGCATCGTCCGGCGTGAAGCCTGCATATTTCAGGTTCACAAACTGCGTTGCCACGGCAATGTCCGCGATTGAAAACGCACCGCCGGCAAAATACTCATTATCGCCAATCTGCGTGGTCAGGTAGTCGAACATGGCGGGCATACGTTCGTTCATCGTTTCAGCCGCTTTTGCCTTGTCCTGTTCCTTGCCCATGAGGGCCGCCAGCGCGACAGGGCGAAAGACACCCATGCCGATGGCATTTGCCATTTCGGTATCGGCATATTCTTCAAGCCAGCACGCGCGGCCGTGTTCCCAGGCATCGGCGGGATAGAGCGACGGCTCGGGGAATGCGTGTTCCGCATACGCACAAATGGCGGAGGAATCGGCAATTGTGTTTGGTTCCGCGCGGTCCGTGTCCTGCAGCACCGGAATACGCTTGAGCGGGCTCATGTCCTTGAACCAGTCAGGCATCGGAAAAATATTGACGTTCTTGTGCTGGTAGTCCGCGCCTTTCTCAGCCAGAAAAACACGTACCTTGCGCACGAAGGGTGACGGTCCTGCACCGTAAACAATCAAAGCCATGGGGGGTGTTCCCTATTTTGTGTCAGTCGTTGGAGTATGTGATCAAGTGGGTGGGATGAACCCGCCGGCAGATCATGCAGGCAGTATCAGGCACCCGGCTCCGGTTCTGCCGTAAGCCCCGGTTCTGCCGTCAGAAATCCCGCAAGGCACGCCGCCGCTTCATCGATAGCCCATTGCGGCGGTGCCGCCTCGCCTGCCGTGATGTCGCGTGCATAGTCAGCCATCAGTGTAATGCATAATGTCGGCAGACGGCGCATACGCGCATTTCGGGTCGCACGCGGCAAATGCCCAAGCACAGGCGCAAGCCTGTCGCGCACTTCGCGCACGCCGTCCGGCGCAAAGTCAGCAATCAGCTTGTCCACATCGAAGCGTGGATCGGCGGCAATTTGCATCAGGAAGGTTGCGTAGAGTCGTCCGCCCTCCTCCGCGCAGGCATCCAGCATCGGCGCGATAGCTGCTTGCATCAGGCTGGTGACATCGCCCCTGGTCCCGATCTCATCATGCGAGGCAATGATTGCCAGTCGCTGGTCATCAATCGCCCGGATGCGATCCGCGAAAACGGCGCGGATAAGCGCCTCCTTGCTGCCG
This window encodes:
- a CDS encoding glutathione S-transferase family protein, which encodes MALIVYGAGPSPFVRKVRVFLAEKGADYQHKNVNIFPMPDWFKDMSPLKRIPVLQDTDRAEPNTIADSSAICAYAEHAFPEPSLYPADAWEHGRACWLEEYADTEMANAIGMGVFRPVALAALMGKEQDKAKAAETMNERMPAMFDYLTTQIGDNEYFAGGAFSIADIAVATQFVNLKYAGFTPDDAKWPALATYVDRIHARASFKVLIDADAPLFAATAVA
- a CDS encoding TetR family transcriptional regulator yields the protein MSHIIFMAMQQKPSSSPGNTKTKLIRAAERLFAENGLGAVSVRDITRAAGARNESALHYHFGSKEALIRAVFADRIRAIDDQRLAIIASHDEIGTRGDVTSLMQAAIAPMLDACAEEGGRLYATFLMQIAADPRFDVDKLIADFAPDGVREVRDRLAPVLGHLPRATRNARMRRLPTLCITLMADYARDITAGEAAPPQWAIDEAAACLAGFLTAEPGLTAEPEPGA